In Jeotgalibaca arthritidis, a single genomic region encodes these proteins:
- a CDS encoding helix-turn-helix transcriptional regulator — translation MQSKVRVLRKQHKLSQEELALAVGVTRQTITSIENEKYTASLVLAYKIARYFEMSIEEVFDFTKIEEI, via the coding sequence TTGCAATCTAAAGTAAGAGTTTTACGAAAACAACATAAGTTATCACAAGAAGAACTGGCATTGGCTGTTGGTGTGACTCGTCAAACCATTACTTCAATCGAAAATGAAAAATATACTGCTTCGTTAGTTTTAGCCTATAAGATCGCACGATATTTTGAGATGTCGATTGAAGAAGTCTTTGATTTTACAAAAATAGAGGAGATTTAA
- a CDS encoding DUF2207 domain-containing protein: MEKFKAEIQSRNKRVVLAASIIFFVYIYLSRKTGVPDAMNDLVAGYNLGLLIALQVGAIYFITKYNKALKSNDQLKKLYIELHDERKKLIQYKSSVIGMSIFIFILLLATIISGFYNLIVFYTLLGVCLMILITLVFVKLYFLKKI; encoded by the coding sequence ATGGAAAAATTTAAAGCGGAAATACAAAGTAGAAATAAGAGAGTAGTACTAGCTGCGTCAATTATATTTTTTGTCTATATTTATTTATCAAGGAAAACAGGAGTCCCAGATGCTATGAACGATCTTGTCGCAGGGTATAACTTAGGATTATTGATAGCTTTACAAGTAGGTGCAATTTATTTTATAACTAAATATAATAAAGCTTTAAAAAGTAATGATCAGTTAAAAAAACTGTATATAGAACTGCATGATGAACGAAAAAAACTTATACAGTACAAATCCTCAGTAATAGGAATGTCTATATTTATTTTTATTTTATTATTAGCTACAATTATTTCAGGATTTTATAATCTTATTGTTTTTTATACTTTATTAGGAGTTTGTTTAATGATTTTAATAACCTTAGTTTTTGTGAAGTTATATTTTCTCAAAAAAATATGA
- a CDS encoding TetR/AcrR family transcriptional regulator has translation MGEIFIEHGYEATSLDDLERETGLLRGSLYREFGSKRTMFELSLKEYLEREPNSNTTLDLLLIGFQELSARDRSLRIFLKEWYYSQRSTSVSELLGNRLIERSKILNESE, from the coding sequence ATGGGCGAAATTTTTATAGAACATGGATATGAAGCTACATCTCTTGATGATTTAGAAAGGGAAACTGGACTTTTAAGGGGAAGCCTTTATAGAGAATTTGGAAGTAAAAGAACAATGTTCGAACTCTCTTTAAAAGAATATCTAGAGCGTGAACCTAATAGTAATACGACATTAGATCTATTACTAATAGGTTTTCAAGAATTGTCAGCAAGAGACCGTAGTTTGAGAATTTTTTTGAAAGAATGGTATTACTCTCAACGTAGTACTTCTGTATCGGAATTGTTAGGAAATAGATTAATTGAACGTTCAAAAATTTTAAATGAAAGTGAGTGA
- a CDS encoding CPBP family intramembrane glutamic endopeptidase yields the protein MLKIKKMLKSKDFKTSLTFSIIGLIASVFLGVYQTSTFTESMEQQIISQLGSTHALILVAAMQGFLLTFIASFFGLKIAKKVSLYLNFKYDKKSMILAILIGFATGLIITFSDQFIFAKYLSSEMTSYIFSLVYFISSILYGGIVEEILLRLFMMSLLVWILWKLFAKSKDYLNIPHWIYIFSIVLSSILFAAGHLPATAQLFGISIPILIRMFVLNGIGGLGFGYLYWKHGLAYSMVAHVTTHIFMQILFIPILS from the coding sequence ATGTTAAAAATAAAAAAAATGCTAAAGAGTAAAGATTTTAAAACTAGTCTTACATTTTCTATTATAGGTCTAATCGCCAGTGTTTTTTTAGGAGTCTACCAGACTTCTACATTTACTGAGTCCATGGAACAACAAATTATTTCTCAACTTGGTTCGACACATGCACTTATTCTTGTAGCAGCAATGCAAGGATTCTTACTGACCTTTATAGCATCTTTTTTTGGTTTGAAAATAGCCAAAAAAGTCAGCTTATATTTAAATTTTAAATATGATAAAAAATCCATGATATTAGCAATCCTCATTGGATTCGCAACAGGATTAATAATCACATTCTCGGATCAATTTATTTTTGCCAAATATCTTTCATCTGAAATGACAAGCTATATTTTTTCCTTAGTATACTTTATTTCCAGTATTCTTTATGGTGGAATAGTCGAAGAAATACTACTCCGATTATTCATGATGTCGCTTTTGGTTTGGATACTTTGGAAATTATTTGCAAAATCTAAGGATTATTTGAATATACCTCATTGGATTTATATATTCTCTATCGTTCTTTCTTCAATCTTATTTGCAGCTGGTCATCTTCCTGCAACAGCTCAATTGTTTGGTATTTCTATACCTATATTAATCAGAATGTTTGTTTTAAATGGAATAGGTGGGCTAGGATTTGGTTATTTGTACTGGAAACATGGATTAGCCTATTCTATGGTTGCTCATGTAACAACACACATTTTTATGCAAATTTTATTTATACCAATTTTATCCTAA
- a CDS encoding IS3 family transposase, with protein sequence MYAYAEKLKAVKLYLKYESYAAVINELGYPSRMALRDWIEAYRTDGDVQKEMTRTPKYTEEQKQAAVTHYLEHGKCYSRTCRKLGYPSRGLLTEWIMERAPQPRQLIKKGVNLTQQEKEAAVLALVTRTTSAQSIADQLGISRNSLYNYKERWLGKDVLGMVNDSKETDVNQLKSQVKQLQEEVHRLQIQKDVLEKAGELLKKDQGIHLEELTNQEKTLLIDALRPFYPLKELLACVSIPKSSYSYHHTQLALPDKYCKARTMIIEIFHKNKRRYGYRRIHTALKHKGMTLSEKIVQRIMREENLFAKSVKIKKYSSYKGEISPAVPNILERDFTASKPNTKWVTDLTEFRLPAGKVYLSPMIDCFDGAIVSWTIGASPNAELTNSMLDQAVLTLKEGENPIVHSDRGAHYRWPSWIERMESHHLTRSMSKKGCTPDNAACEGFFGRLKNEFFYDENWLDVSIEHFIQLLNNYLHWYNHERIKLSLGGMSIMDFRKTLPLIA encoded by the coding sequence ATGTATGCTTACGCTGAAAAATTAAAAGCCGTCAAACTTTACTTGAAGTACGAATCTTATGCGGCTGTCATCAATGAACTGGGGTATCCTTCGCGTATGGCTCTTCGGGATTGGATAGAGGCTTACCGTACGGATGGAGATGTTCAAAAAGAGATGACGCGAACGCCAAAATACACCGAAGAACAAAAACAAGCAGCAGTCACCCACTATCTTGAGCATGGTAAGTGTTATTCACGTACCTGCAGAAAACTTGGCTATCCAAGCCGGGGCTTATTAACAGAATGGATCATGGAGCGCGCACCTCAACCTCGCCAATTGATTAAAAAAGGGGTAAACTTAACACAACAAGAAAAAGAAGCCGCAGTTCTTGCACTGGTAACTCGGACCACATCCGCACAATCGATTGCGGATCAACTAGGTATTAGCCGAAATTCCCTCTACAATTATAAAGAACGGTGGCTCGGCAAGGACGTGCTTGGTATGGTCAATGACTCAAAGGAAACAGATGTTAATCAATTAAAAAGTCAAGTCAAGCAACTTCAAGAAGAGGTTCACCGCCTTCAGATTCAAAAAGACGTTCTTGAAAAAGCGGGTGAACTACTAAAAAAAGATCAGGGCATCCATCTAGAAGAACTCACCAATCAAGAGAAAACACTCCTGATTGATGCCCTTCGCCCTTTTTATCCGTTAAAGGAATTATTAGCCTGTGTCAGTATCCCTAAAAGCAGTTATAGTTATCACCACACTCAACTCGCTTTACCTGATAAATATTGCAAGGCTCGTACCATGATAATTGAAATTTTTCACAAGAATAAGCGGCGGTATGGCTATCGCCGAATTCATACTGCTCTGAAACATAAAGGGATGACTCTTTCAGAAAAAATTGTTCAACGTATCATGCGCGAAGAAAATCTCTTCGCTAAATCCGTTAAAATTAAGAAGTATAGTTCATACAAAGGAGAAATATCGCCTGCAGTTCCTAACATCCTAGAACGCGATTTTACAGCCAGTAAACCCAATACAAAATGGGTAACTGATCTAACAGAATTCCGTCTCCCTGCTGGAAAAGTTTACCTGTCTCCTATGATAGACTGTTTCGATGGTGCAATAGTGAGTTGGACGATTGGTGCTTCTCCTAATGCTGAATTGACTAATTCGATGCTAGATCAAGCGGTTTTAACGCTAAAAGAAGGTGAAAACCCGATAGTTCATTCGGACCGAGGGGCTCATTACCGCTGGCCAAGTTGGATTGAGCGAATGGAATCGCATCACTTAACTCGTTCTATGTCTAAAAAAGGTTGCACGCCTGATAATGCTGCGTGTGAAGGTTTTTTTGGGCGGTTAAAAAACGAATTCTTTTACGATGAGAATTGGTTAGATGTGTCAATTGAGCACTTTATACAACTTTTAAACAACTATCTTCATTGGTACAATCACGAAAGAATCAAGCTATCTTTAGGTGGGATGAGTATTATGGATTTTCGAAAAACACTTCCTTTAATAGCTTAA
- the istB gene encoding IS21-like element helper ATPase IstB has translation MNDSMDALQSQFRQLRLVETASELPELLRKAEQASWTYRELVQEIVCFELRKREEKSVQKRLRWAKFPYHKTLTEFDLSDQTSLSKRQLTQLQELTWLEQQYNLIFLGPSGVGKTHLSIALGMEAIQKGFQVTFVTMGELLSLLKTEEFTRKSQVQLNRIRASDLVIIDDLMYMAMDQREATLFFHLINHLYERSSIILTSNKSPDQWGELLGDEGVAMAILDRILHRAEVVHMNEASYRMKHRQSMFVSESVQN, from the coding sequence ATGAATGATAGCATGGACGCGCTGCAAAGCCAGTTCAGACAGTTGCGGTTGGTGGAAACTGCGAGCGAGTTGCCCGAGCTGTTACGTAAAGCCGAACAAGCCTCCTGGACCTACCGGGAACTGGTGCAGGAGATTGTGTGCTTCGAATTAAGGAAGCGCGAGGAAAAAAGTGTTCAGAAACGATTGAGATGGGCTAAGTTCCCGTACCACAAAACACTGACGGAATTCGACCTATCAGATCAGACTTCTCTGAGCAAACGGCAGCTTACCCAGCTCCAAGAGCTTACTTGGCTTGAGCAGCAGTATAATCTCATCTTTTTGGGTCCGAGCGGTGTGGGGAAAACGCACTTGTCCATTGCCTTAGGCATGGAGGCCATCCAGAAGGGGTTTCAGGTAACATTCGTGACAATGGGAGAACTACTCTCCCTTCTGAAAACTGAAGAATTCACGCGGAAATCGCAGGTCCAGCTCAATCGGATCCGAGCATCTGATTTAGTGATTATTGATGATTTGATGTATATGGCAATGGATCAAAGGGAAGCTACCCTGTTTTTTCATTTGATCAATCATCTATATGAACGGAGTTCAATCATCTTGACCTCCAATAAGAGCCCCGACCAATGGGGAGAATTATTGGGCGATGAGGGAGTCGCAATGGCTATCTTAGACCGTATTCTGCATCGAGCGGAGGTCGTTCACATGAATGAAGCTAGCTACCGTATGAAACATCGCCAGAGCATGTTTGTGAGCGAAAGTGTTCAAAATTAA
- the istA gene encoding IS21 family transposase yields the protein MLYLEIQQMKERGFSIQQIAKQLKVSRTTVYNYMEKTPEEAFEWVNSLGSRKKKLDPYKDWIVAWLQEYPHLNASQIQDWLLEKFPDFTVGESTMRLYVNQIREEYQIAKTKVVRQYEAVEEQPMGKQVQVDWGETRQKTQDQREIKLYCICFLLSHSRYRYVEWQNRPFTTRDAIRSHENAFEFFGGMPEEIVYDQDHLITVSEHAGDMILTAEFQAYKQQRKFRVHLCRKADPESKGKVESTVKYVKRNFADSRIYTTIENWNERCLAWLERTGNRRVHGTTKKRPVEVFLLEKQHLKPVSKLLSTESITGSSITRTVNKDNTVFYKSNRYSVPLGTYRPKGLNTVAIEIKEDTNDQQRLIIRKQPDGEILANHPLETSTGKLIKNKNHGRDRSKGIQSYKETVAQQFKDLELASRYIDILMEKYPRYKRDQLAVLQKAALEYPTVIDEALQKCMSEHLMSANDFTDVAKYLAAPRKETPPVPPVQAVRSDCADINVETHPMSTYTEILGGAAS from the coding sequence ATGTTATATTTGGAAATTCAACAGATGAAGGAGCGGGGCTTTTCCATCCAACAAATCGCAAAGCAGTTGAAGGTATCCCGCACAACGGTTTATAACTACATGGAGAAGACACCGGAAGAAGCTTTCGAATGGGTCAATTCATTAGGTTCGAGGAAGAAGAAATTGGACCCATACAAGGATTGGATTGTTGCTTGGCTTCAAGAATATCCGCATCTGAATGCGTCTCAAATACAGGATTGGCTGCTTGAGAAATTCCCCGACTTCACCGTTGGTGAAAGTACGATGCGGTTATATGTGAATCAAATACGCGAAGAATATCAGATAGCTAAAACTAAAGTTGTAAGGCAATATGAAGCGGTCGAAGAGCAACCGATGGGAAAACAGGTGCAAGTCGATTGGGGCGAAACGCGTCAAAAGACACAGGATCAAAGAGAAATCAAATTATACTGCATTTGTTTCTTACTTTCCCATTCACGCTACCGCTATGTGGAATGGCAAAACCGCCCCTTTACGACTCGTGATGCCATTCGAAGCCACGAGAATGCCTTTGAATTCTTTGGTGGCATGCCGGAAGAAATCGTTTATGATCAGGACCACCTCATCACTGTGAGTGAGCACGCTGGAGACATGATTCTGACCGCTGAATTTCAAGCGTACAAACAGCAACGGAAGTTCAGAGTCCATTTATGCCGCAAAGCCGACCCCGAATCCAAAGGAAAAGTGGAGAGTACGGTAAAGTATGTGAAACGAAATTTCGCCGATAGCCGGATTTATACGACAATCGAGAACTGGAATGAGCGCTGTTTAGCCTGGTTGGAAAGAACGGGCAACCGAAGGGTTCATGGAACAACAAAAAAGAGACCGGTAGAAGTGTTTCTCCTCGAAAAGCAACACCTAAAACCAGTCTCTAAACTACTCTCAACCGAGAGTATCACCGGTTCAAGTATAACAAGAACGGTAAACAAGGACAATACAGTTTTTTATAAATCAAACCGTTATTCCGTGCCACTAGGCACTTACAGACCGAAAGGTCTGAATACAGTGGCTATTGAAATCAAGGAAGATACGAACGATCAACAACGGCTTATTATCAGAAAACAGCCCGATGGGGAAATTCTGGCGAACCATCCTCTGGAAACTTCAACAGGCAAACTGATCAAAAATAAAAACCATGGGCGCGATCGTTCGAAGGGCATTCAAAGCTATAAGGAAACCGTTGCGCAGCAGTTCAAAGATTTGGAGCTTGCCTCACGATACATTGATATCTTGATGGAGAAGTATCCGCGCTATAAAAGAGACCAACTGGCCGTTCTACAGAAAGCGGCCCTCGAATACCCCACTGTCATTGATGAGGCCCTACAGAAGTGTATGTCTGAACATCTGATGAGTGCGAATGACTTTACGGATGTGGCTAAATACTTGGCTGCCCCTCGGAAAGAGACGCCGCCTGTTCCACCCGTACAAGCAGTCCGATCGGATTGCGCTGATATCAACGTGGAGACGCATCCGATGAGTACCTATACGGAAATTCTGGGAGGTGCCGCCTCATGA
- a CDS encoding GNAT family N-acetyltransferase: protein MNKQINYYITHYHKDFEDSWIRCKALSYLYSRFNDQIEAKKDTYSSEEGYLEAIELVALNQDDVVIGILDIGIFDDEQNKSYPYVKHLNKGSYMDIIAVHPDYQKLGIAQALIKEALTILREKRIEYVAIFTRDDKPANNLYQKIGASLLTKNHRVKGTLKNTDEYIGSFLVNNEAEKIEVLDTKGNELPYVYDSGYYWVYNPQNLDLFDIEDCMVEHSYALYL from the coding sequence ATGAATAAACAAATTAATTACTATATTACGCACTATCATAAGGATTTTGAAGATAGTTGGATTAGATGTAAAGCTTTATCATACTTATATAGTCGTTTTAATGACCAAATTGAAGCTAAAAAAGACACCTATTCTTCTGAGGAGGGTTATTTAGAAGCTATAGAATTAGTTGCATTAAATCAAGATGATGTTGTTATTGGAATTCTTGATATTGGTATTTTTGACGATGAGCAAAATAAAAGTTACCCATATGTAAAACATTTAAATAAAGGATCTTATATGGATATAATTGCTGTTCATCCGGATTATCAAAAATTAGGAATTGCTCAAGCTCTAATAAAGGAAGCTTTGACAATATTAAGGGAAAAAAGAATCGAGTATGTAGCTATATTTACTCGAGATGATAAACCGGCTAATAACCTCTATCAGAAAATAGGTGCATCCTTATTAACAAAAAACCATCGAGTTAAAGGGACTTTAAAAAATACAGATGAATACATTGGTTCTTTTTTAGTAAACAATGAAGCTGAAAAAATAGAGGTTCTAGACACTAAAGGTAATGAGCTGCCCTATGTTTATGATTCAGGATACTACTGGGTTTACAATCCACAGAATCTAGACTTGTTTGATATTGAAGACTGTATGGTAGAACATTCTTATGCGTTGTATCTGTGA
- a CDS encoding helix-turn-helix transcriptional regulator — MATIINKVKEKRTEKKLTQEELANKVGVTRRTIISLEKGSYIPSLLLAIDIAQVLNIRIEDLFFKEECKNEKDYS, encoded by the coding sequence TTGGCAACTATAATAAATAAAGTGAAAGAAAAAAGGACTGAAAAAAAACTCACACAAGAAGAACTTGCAAATAAAGTTGGGGTTACTAGAAGAACCATCATTTCTTTGGAAAAAGGGAGTTATATTCCATCGCTATTGCTAGCTATCGATATCGCTCAGGTGCTAAACATTAGAATTGAAGATCTATTTTTTAAGGAGGAATGTAAAAATGAAAAAGATTATAGTTGA
- a CDS encoding AbrB/MazE/SpoVT family DNA-binding domain-containing protein: MITKTRKQGNSIMLTVPKEFDVPNGVEVEAKLVENGILYEFVEPKKEFFDFSEDVLADILSEGYNKHEILKEFRNRKNELTSAFRSIAEETVANSKPMTKEELAAEIGL, encoded by the coding sequence ATGATTACAAAAACAAGAAAACAAGGAAATTCTATTATGTTAACTGTCCCTAAAGAATTCGATGTTCCCAATGGTGTTGAAGTAGAAGCTAAGCTTGTAGAGAATGGTATACTTTATGAGTTTGTAGAGCCTAAAAAAGAGTTTTTTGATTTTAGTGAAGATGTTTTGGCTGATATTCTTTCAGAAGGTTATAATAAGCATGAGATATTAAAAGAATTTAGAAATAGAAAAAATGAGTTAACTTCTGCATTTAGATCTATTGCTGAAGAGACTGTTGCAAATTCTAAACCGATGACAAAAGAGGAGTTGGCAGCAGAAATTGGCTTATGA
- a CDS encoding type II toxin-antitoxin system RelE/ParE family toxin, which translates to MAYEILPSKHVIKYLKKLKEKTLKEQFLTIIYDEIAVRPYSGEKKTGDLSGIWAMGFKYAGTTYRVAYEIKDNAVIPILLCGTHENFYEQLKKIR; encoded by the coding sequence TTGGCTTATGAGATTCTACCTTCTAAACACGTAATAAAGTATCTAAAAAAATTAAAAGAGAAAACATTAAAAGAACAATTTTTAACGATAATTTATGATGAGATAGCAGTTCGTCCTTATTCGGGAGAAAAAAAAACGGGTGATTTATCAGGAATTTGGGCTATGGGATTCAAGTATGCAGGTACGACATATCGCGTTGCATATGAAATTAAAGATAATGCAGTGATACCTATCTTACTATGTGGAACGCATGAAAATTTTTATGAACAATTAAAAAAAATTAGGTAA
- a CDS encoding recombinase family protein — MSGYIYGYARVSTRSQELHRQLDLLNEQNCNEILTEKMTGTKADRPQLNRLKDKIRPGDTVIVESFSRLGRSTKDLIDLVTYFEEHHVKLVSLKENFDTSTPHGRLMMTVFQAFSQFERDLIVERTKEGLKSARARGRKGGRPRVNQKDVDRAVKLYKSQVYSVKEITEMTGISKATLYRYLKDNRE, encoded by the coding sequence ATGAGTGGATACATTTATGGTTATGCCCGGGTGAGTACGCGTTCACAAGAACTACATCGTCAATTAGACTTACTCAATGAACAAAATTGTAATGAAATCCTAACTGAGAAAATGACGGGAACCAAAGCGGATCGTCCCCAACTAAATCGTTTAAAAGATAAAATTCGTCCGGGAGATACGGTAATTGTGGAAAGTTTCTCTCGATTGGGTCGTAGTACAAAGGATTTGATTGATCTTGTTACCTATTTTGAAGAACACCATGTTAAGCTGGTGAGCTTGAAAGAAAACTTCGATACCAGCACGCCTCACGGACGCTTAATGATGACTGTCTTCCAAGCATTTAGTCAGTTCGAACGTGATTTAATTGTTGAACGTACCAAAGAAGGTTTGAAAAGTGCACGTGCGAGAGGTCGTAAAGGTGGCCGTCCACGTGTGAACCAGAAAGATGTTGATCGAGCAGTAAAATTGTATAAAAGTCAGGTTTATAGCGTAAAAGAAATTACGGAAATGACTGGTATTAGCAAGGCAACACTCTACCGCTACTTAAAAGACAATAGGGAATAA
- a CDS encoding GNAT family N-acetyltransferase: protein MKIREYEDQDKTSWIRCRVVSFLDSSYFDDVQNFREEYENPVIQMVAIENGQVVGFLDCEYEEKPGDACYFEGSKGGVIWHLGVLPEYRGQGLATALWRAAQEKLRENGVERVEVWTQDDMAATQWYLKQGFLFREAYLNAYLKGNANNSILQSFISFENIGEVYGIRNFNFEAPIERKEELEKICYRLHEVRVYEMNI, encoded by the coding sequence ATGAAGATTCGAGAATACGAAGACCAAGACAAAACATCATGGATTCGCTGCCGAGTAGTATCCTTTTTGGACAGCTCCTATTTTGATGATGTTCAAAACTTTCGGGAAGAATACGAGAACCCTGTTATTCAAATGGTAGCAATAGAGAATGGGCAAGTCGTCGGCTTCCTGGATTGTGAGTATGAGGAGAAACCGGGAGATGCCTGCTACTTTGAGGGTTCAAAAGGCGGAGTGATTTGGCATTTAGGAGTCTTACCTGAATATAGGGGGCAGGGTTTAGCAACCGCGCTCTGGCGGGCAGCCCAAGAAAAGCTGAGAGAGAATGGGGTCGAACGGGTAGAGGTTTGGACCCAGGATGACATGGCTGCAACGCAGTGGTACCTTAAGCAAGGGTTCCTGTTCAGGGAAGCCTATCTGAATGCTTATTTGAAAGGGAATGCAAATAATTCGATATTACAGAGTTTTATCAGTTTTGAAAATATAGGAGAAGTATACGGGATCCGAAACTTCAACTTCGAAGCGCCAATCGAGCGAAAAGAAGAATTGGAAAAAATCTGCTACCGTCTTCATGAAGTGCGTGTCTATGAAATGAATATCTGA
- a CDS encoding recombinase family protein: MTGTKSDRPEFQKLLQTIQTGDTLVVTKLNRFARSTQDELNTIKYLFEKGVRINVLNLGVIENTSTGRLVFTIFSAFADCERDLIVERTQEGKEIAKQKPGFKEGRPKKFSPKQIELVMKFLETHSYMEVEKMTGISKSTLTRYK, translated from the coding sequence ATAACGGGGACAAAAAGTGATCGACCGGAATTCCAAAAACTATTGCAGACGATTCAAACGGGTGATACATTGGTGGTCACAAAGTTAAACCGATTCGCACGCAGTACTCAAGACGAATTGAATACGATCAAGTACCTTTTTGAAAAGGGTGTTCGGATCAATGTCTTGAATCTAGGTGTGATTGAGAATACTTCAACGGGAAGATTAGTCTTTACCATATTCAGTGCCTTTGCGGATTGTGAACGGGACCTGATTGTGGAACGAACACAAGAAGGAAAGGAAATTGCCAAACAAAAGCCAGGTTTCAAGGAAGGGCGCCCTAAAAAGTTCTCCCCAAAGCAGATCGAATTGGTTATGAAGTTCCTAGAGACCCACTCCTATATGGAAGTCGAGAAGATGACAGGGATCAGTAAAAGTACGCTTACTCGATATAAGTGA
- a CDS encoding undecaprenyl-diphosphate phosphatase — translation MIEILKAIILGIVEGITEWLPISSTGHMILVEEFIQLDMTAAFKEMFFVVIQLGAILAVVVLYFNKLNPFSFKKTKEEKKDTMAIWYKVIVGVIPAAVLGLLLDDWLNEHFYNYWVVAIMLIVYGVLFILVENRNEGKSGSIHSFSDLSYKTALMIGFFQCLSLIPGTSRSGATILGAIILGTSRFIAAEYSFFLSIPVMFGASALKLVKFGFDFTSQELTILLVGMLVAFVVSIVAIKFLMRYIQNNDFKAFGWYRIILGALVIGYFVLFA, via the coding sequence ATGATAGAAATATTGAAGGCAATCATTCTCGGTATTGTTGAAGGTATTACAGAGTGGTTACCGATTTCGAGTACAGGACATATGATTTTAGTTGAAGAATTTATTCAATTAGATATGACAGCCGCATTTAAAGAAATGTTTTTCGTGGTCATTCAATTGGGTGCTATTTTAGCAGTGGTGGTGCTTTACTTTAATAAATTAAATCCCTTCTCTTTTAAAAAGACTAAAGAAGAGAAAAAAGACACCATGGCAATTTGGTATAAGGTCATTGTTGGGGTCATTCCAGCTGCCGTTTTAGGTTTGCTGCTAGATGATTGGTTGAATGAGCACTTTTACAATTACTGGGTTGTTGCGATTATGCTGATCGTTTACGGTGTTTTATTTATTCTTGTTGAAAATCGTAACGAAGGTAAAAGCGGTAGTATCCACAGCTTCAGTGATTTATCTTATAAAACAGCACTAATGATTGGTTTTTTCCAATGCTTGTCTCTTATTCCAGGAACATCACGTTCTGGCGCAACGATTTTAGGGGCTATTATTTTAGGAACATCTCGTTTTATTGCAGCAGAATATTCCTTCTTCCTGTCGATTCCCGTTATGTTTGGCGCAAGCGCACTAAAACTAGTTAAGTTCGGTTTTGATTTTACTAGCCAAGAACTGACGATTTTATTAGTGGGCATGCTAGTTGCCTTTGTCGTTTCGATCGTTGCCATTAAATTCCTAATGCGTTACATCCAAAATAACGACTTTAAAGCCTTTGGTTGGTACCGAATTATTTTAGGAGCTTTAGTGATTGGTTACTTCGTTTTATTTGCCTAA
- a CDS encoding glycosyltransferase → MFSQSVVVIPACQLLVHEVNRGKGRALKTAFSYIKEQQLAVKTIVTADADGQHAAEDVMALITVAKDYPNTILLGVRDFDQDNVPSKNDLNKLKNQNAEAFWFFLFP, encoded by the coding sequence ATGTTCAGCCAAAGTGTTGTTGTGATACCAGCGTGCCAACTACTTGTACATGAGGTGAACCGTGGCAAAGGTCGCGCATTAAAAACCGCTTTTTCTTATATAAAAGAACAGCAGTTAGCAGTAAAAACCATTGTGACTGCCGACGCAGACGGGCAGCATGCTGCTGAAGATGTGATGGCACTTATCACTGTTGCCAAAGACTACCCTAACACGATTTTGCTAGGGGTACGTGACTTTGACCAAGACAATGTTCCCTCAAAAAACGATTTAAATAAATTGAAGAACCAGAACGCGGAAGCGTTCTGGTTCTTTTTGTTCCCATAG